In Priestia megaterium NBRC 15308 = ATCC 14581, the following proteins share a genomic window:
- a CDS encoding lysine N(6)-hydroxylase/L-ornithine N(5)-oxygenase family protein produces MTNKQYDMVGIGIGPFNLGLAALAEPIDEIDAVFFDKEEKFEWHPGMLIDGTDLQIPFLADLVTFADPTSPYSFLNYIHKQKRLYPFFFFNRFDIPRQEYNEYAKWVAEQLSSCHFSSKVVDVIPKNEEEYYEVKVETPEGIQTVNAKHVVMGTGSIPLVPPAFEEKLNEHILHSSGYLHKKEEIQKGKHVTIVGSGQSAAEIFLDLLEEQTEHHYHLTWFTRSSNFFQLDQSKLAQELFSPDYVDYFHSLPFEERTSTVEDLNPLRHGIESSTLTKIYDLLYHRSLKGKVPVTIQASTEVSDIHKKGNGYELECKQLKAERSFQYEADRLILSTGYKPKISPFIERIKDDIEWEDDKRFKVTKDYRLVFKQPRNHHFFTLTNIEHSHGSGATNLGLSVQRNQRILNVIAGRDVYPVPEETTFQTFNLF; encoded by the coding sequence ATGACAAATAAGCAGTATGACATGGTGGGAATAGGAATAGGACCTTTTAATTTAGGCTTAGCGGCCCTTGCTGAGCCTATTGATGAAATTGATGCCGTCTTCTTTGATAAAGAAGAGAAATTCGAATGGCATCCGGGCATGTTAATTGACGGCACGGACTTGCAGATTCCGTTTCTAGCAGACTTAGTTACATTTGCGGATCCAACAAGCCCCTATTCTTTTCTAAATTATATTCATAAGCAAAAACGCTTGTATCCGTTCTTTTTCTTTAATCGTTTTGATATTCCGCGTCAAGAATACAACGAATACGCAAAATGGGTAGCAGAGCAGCTATCTTCCTGCCACTTTTCTTCAAAAGTTGTGGACGTGATACCGAAAAATGAAGAAGAGTATTATGAAGTAAAGGTAGAAACACCTGAGGGAATTCAAACGGTAAATGCTAAACACGTTGTAATGGGAACAGGAAGCATTCCACTTGTACCTCCGGCTTTTGAAGAAAAGCTTAATGAGCATATTTTACACAGCAGCGGCTATTTACATAAAAAAGAAGAGATTCAAAAAGGAAAGCATGTAACGATCGTTGGTTCAGGGCAAAGTGCTGCAGAGATTTTTCTTGATTTACTAGAAGAACAGACTGAACATCATTACCACCTTACATGGTTTACAAGATCTTCTAATTTTTTTCAGCTTGATCAATCCAAGCTTGCTCAAGAGTTATTTTCGCCAGACTATGTAGATTACTTTCATTCGCTGCCTTTTGAGGAACGTACAAGCACGGTAGAAGATTTAAATCCTTTACGTCATGGAATTGAATCTTCTACCTTAACGAAAATCTATGATTTACTTTATCATCGTTCACTTAAAGGAAAAGTACCCGTTACGATTCAAGCTTCGACTGAAGTAAGTGATATTCATAAAAAAGGGAATGGATATGAGCTGGAGTGCAAACAATTAAAGGCTGAACGCTCTTTTCAATACGAAGCGGATCGTTTGATATTGTCCACGGGCTATAAGCCAAAAATTTCGCCGTTCATCGAACGAATAAAAGATGATATCGAATGGGAAGATGACAAGCGTTTTAAAGTCACAAAAGATTACCGGCTTGTCTTTAAACAACCTCGTAACCACCACTTTTTTACGTTAACCAATATTGAACATTCACATGGATCTGGTGCAACAAATCTTGGTTTATCCGTTCAGCGCAATCAGCGTATTCTGAACGTGATTGCAGGGAGAGACGTGTACCCAGTTCCAGAAGAGACGACGTTCCAGACATTTAATTTGTTTTGA
- a CDS encoding DUF1128 domain-containing protein: protein MDLSVKSPENIKHMVDSISEKLRMLNIGAIKAEAFDEEMYEDLKYLYDMVMRKDSFSPSEMQAIAEELGTLRKQA from the coding sequence GTGGATTTATCAGTAAAATCTCCAGAGAATATTAAACATATGGTCGATAGCATTAGTGAAAAACTGCGCATGCTAAATATCGGAGCAATTAAAGCTGAAGCTTTTGACGAAGAAATGTATGAAGACTTAAAGTACTTATACGATATGGTAATGAGAAAAGATTCTTTTAGCCCAAGTGAAATGCAAGCGATCGCGGAAGAATTAGGTACACTGCGTAAACAAGCTTAA
- a CDS encoding low molecular weight protein-tyrosine-phosphatase, producing the protein MINVLFVCLGNICRSPMAEAVFKDMVKKKGLEGQIHVDSAGTGGWHKGNPPHEGTQSILTKNNIDFKGQTARQVIQEDVAKFHYIIGMDVENVGNLRRMAGHTKTGYIARLLDFVPDLHIEDVPDPYFTGNFDEVYDLVQEGCKALLDEIIEKHFSE; encoded by the coding sequence ATGATTAACGTATTATTCGTTTGTTTGGGAAATATTTGTCGTTCACCCATGGCAGAAGCGGTCTTTAAAGATATGGTGAAGAAAAAAGGGCTAGAAGGACAAATTCACGTAGATTCTGCAGGCACAGGAGGCTGGCACAAAGGCAATCCTCCTCATGAAGGAACGCAATCTATTTTAACGAAAAACAACATTGATTTTAAAGGGCAAACAGCAAGACAAGTGATTCAAGAGGATGTAGCTAAATTCCATTATATTATTGGAATGGATGTCGAAAATGTAGGAAACCTGAGAAGGATGGCTGGACATACTAAAACAGGTTATATTGCAAGGCTTTTGGATTTTGTGCCCGATTTACATATTGAAGATGTGCCTGATCCTTATTTCACGGGAAATTTTGACGAAGTATATGACTTAGTTCAAGAAGGATGCAAGGCTCTTTTAGACGAAATTATAGAGAAGCATTTTTCGGAATAA
- a CDS encoding heavy metal translocating P-type ATPase produces MENALPKKQEQTPQTSSAVNVLKTHGELIAALLSGVLILAGWLLSKQQDTVVSITLFVLAYVIGGFAKAKEGIEETIENKELNVEMLMIIAAIGAAVIGYWTEGAMLIFIFALSGALETYTMNKSNREISALMNLQPQEAMRLIGDQEEIVSISDLQIGDLLLVKPGERVPSDGIVVSGQTTIDQAAITGESVPVLKQLDDEVFAGTVNVKGAITIKMTKPSAETLFQKIIQLVQTAQSEKSPSQLFIERFEGTYVKIVLSVVAVMLFLPHYVLGWSWTETFYRAMILLVVASPCALVASITPASLSAISNGAKKGILFKGGVHLERLSHLSAIAFDKTGTLTKGKPEVTNVIVRSDINEQEFLVKIASIERQSNHPLAQSIVDFVKNKQELTLVQPDSLEDVPGYGVIGSLQGDTWKIGKADFVGKEDAAEFENGISSTLASEGKTIVYAKDQHGIVGLLALKDVVRTEAVDAVKSLKEQGIHTVMITGDSEKTAEAISKECAVDEYIAECLPEAKVDKIKALKEKFPTVSMVGDGINDAPALATANVGVAMGEGTDVALETADIVLMKNDLSKISDAVALSRRMNSIVKQNVIFSIAVIFLLICSNFFQVLDMPFGVIGHEGSTILVILNGLRLLKS; encoded by the coding sequence ATGGAAAATGCGTTACCTAAAAAACAAGAACAAACGCCTCAAACATCTTCTGCTGTCAACGTATTAAAAACACATGGTGAACTCATTGCTGCACTGTTGAGCGGAGTGCTGATTTTAGCCGGCTGGCTGCTGTCAAAACAGCAGGATACTGTTGTATCTATTACGCTCTTTGTATTAGCTTACGTGATAGGCGGATTTGCTAAAGCAAAAGAAGGCATTGAAGAAACGATTGAAAATAAAGAATTGAATGTCGAAATGTTAATGATTATTGCAGCCATTGGAGCGGCTGTAATTGGCTACTGGACAGAAGGTGCTATGCTTATTTTCATTTTTGCATTAAGCGGTGCATTAGAAACGTACACCATGAATAAAAGCAACCGAGAAATTAGCGCCTTGATGAATTTACAGCCGCAAGAAGCAATGCGTCTGATTGGAGATCAAGAAGAAATTGTATCCATTTCGGATTTACAAATCGGTGACTTGCTGTTAGTTAAGCCGGGTGAACGAGTGCCATCCGATGGTATTGTTGTCTCAGGTCAAACGACGATTGATCAGGCTGCTATTACAGGGGAATCTGTTCCTGTATTAAAACAGCTCGATGATGAAGTATTCGCGGGCACGGTGAATGTGAAAGGCGCCATTACCATTAAAATGACAAAGCCAAGTGCTGAGACGCTGTTTCAAAAGATCATTCAACTTGTTCAAACGGCTCAAAGTGAAAAGTCGCCTTCTCAATTGTTTATTGAACGATTTGAAGGCACATACGTAAAAATTGTTCTATCGGTTGTGGCAGTTATGCTATTTCTCCCACACTATGTGCTTGGATGGAGCTGGACCGAGACATTTTACCGTGCAATGATTCTCTTAGTTGTAGCGTCTCCTTGCGCTCTGGTTGCATCTATCACCCCTGCTTCGCTATCTGCTATTTCAAACGGAGCAAAAAAAGGAATTTTGTTCAAAGGCGGCGTGCATTTGGAAAGGTTAAGCCATTTAAGCGCAATTGCTTTTGATAAAACAGGAACGTTAACAAAAGGAAAGCCAGAAGTAACAAATGTCATTGTCCGTTCTGATATAAACGAACAGGAATTTCTTGTTAAAATCGCATCAATTGAACGTCAGTCCAATCATCCGCTTGCTCAATCTATTGTTGACTTTGTGAAAAATAAGCAGGAATTGACGCTTGTTCAGCCAGATTCGCTTGAAGACGTTCCCGGATACGGTGTCATTGGGTCTCTTCAAGGAGATACGTGGAAAATAGGAAAAGCAGATTTTGTAGGTAAAGAAGATGCAGCTGAATTTGAAAATGGGATTTCATCTACGCTTGCCAGTGAAGGAAAAACGATTGTGTACGCAAAAGACCAGCATGGTATTGTGGGATTGCTTGCGCTAAAAGACGTTGTACGAACAGAAGCTGTAGACGCTGTTAAATCTCTTAAAGAGCAGGGCATTCATACCGTCATGATTACAGGAGACAGCGAAAAAACAGCCGAAGCTATTTCAAAAGAGTGTGCAGTCGATGAATACATTGCAGAATGTTTGCCTGAAGCGAAAGTAGATAAAATTAAAGCGTTAAAAGAAAAATTCCCTACCGTTTCAATGGTGGGAGATGGCATTAACGATGCCCCTGCTCTTGCTACTGCTAACGTTGGAGTAGCCATGGGAGAAGGAACGGATGTGGCACTTGAAACAGCCGATATCGTTTTAATGAAAAATGATCTATCAAAAATTTCGGATGCAGTAGCTCTTTCCAGACGAATGAACTCAATTGTGAAACAAAACGTTATTTTTTCTATTGCCGTCATCTTTTTATTAATTTGTTCGAATTTTTTCCAAGTGCTTGATATGCCATTTGGTGTTATAGGTCACGAAGGAAGCACCATTTTAGTTATCTTAAACGGCCTTCGCTTGCTAAAATCTTAA
- a CDS encoding BH0509 family protein: MSRQERKNMITFIETMKGIDRETLMYMTDADIEHIYTSAYKYYEEHLDM; the protein is encoded by the coding sequence ATGAGCAGACAAGAACGCAAAAACATGATTACATTTATTGAAACAATGAAGGGGATTGACCGTGAAACCTTAATGTACATGACGGATGCCGATATCGAGCACATTTACACTTCCGCTTATAAATATTATGAAGAACATTTAGATATGTAG
- a CDS encoding type 1 glutamine amidotransferase domain-containing protein, with product MSKKIAVLVTDLFEDVEYTDPAKAFEEEGHTLTKIDVKTGEVTGKQGETTLTIDKAIADVKPEDFDALFLPGGFSPDILRADDQVVAFTKSFMDEGKPVMAICHGPQLLINAETLKGRDVTGFKSIAIDLKNAGANFHDKEVVVCGNQLVTSRTPDDMEAFVRESVNVLK from the coding sequence ATGAGTAAGAAGATTGCAGTATTAGTAACAGATTTATTTGAAGATGTGGAATATACAGATCCAGCCAAAGCCTTTGAAGAAGAAGGCCATACGCTAACAAAAATCGATGTTAAAACAGGTGAAGTAACAGGTAAACAAGGCGAAACAACATTAACAATTGATAAAGCAATTGCGGATGTAAAACCAGAAGATTTTGACGCATTGTTTTTACCGGGAGGTTTCTCACCAGATATCTTACGTGCGGACGATCAAGTCGTAGCTTTCACAAAATCATTTATGGATGAAGGCAAACCGGTTATGGCTATCTGTCACGGACCACAGCTGCTAATTAATGCTGAAACGTTAAAAGGACGTGACGTAACTGGTTTCAAATCAATTGCTATTGATTTGAAAAATGCAGGTGCAAACTTCCATGATAAAGAAGTGGTGGTATGCGGTAATCAACTAGTTACAAGCCGTACACCAGACGATATGGAAGCATTCGTACGTGAATCAGTAAATGTCTTAAAATAA
- the ade gene encoding adenine deaminase, with protein sequence MSNTKTTLKKQLAVANKKIPADLVVKNGKIIDVFTLSIIEADIAIADGVIVGIGQYDGNNVVDAKGKYISPTFIDGHVHIESSMVTPKEFSKLLVPRGVTTVVTDPHEIANVSGKSGIEFMLQNSDSIPLDVFVNLPSSVPATPFESSGAVLKATDLAPFFSHPRVLGLAEVMDFPAVRDGDDDMLDKLQAANDVNGVIDGHGSGLDATGVNIYRTADISTDHECVTAEEAIERIQRGMYVLIRQGSVAKDLKQLLPAVNERNARRFLFCTDDKHLDDLLTEGSIDYNVRFAIELGLDPLIAIQMASLNAAECYGLKDRGAVAPGYKADFILLDDLTDISAAHVYQNGELIAENGEMLSVQEEQIDLPTELMNSVHLKNFSIKNLTIPLQHNHANIIEINPNSLITNHIVEEVQVKQNEFQSSVENDQLKMAVVERHHLTGNIGLGIVKGFQLKDGAIATTIAHDSHNIVAVGTNDEDLAKAIAAIEEIGGGIVIVKGNEVIGSLPLSIGGLMSPHPYNEVNSLLKQLHGALHELDISQKFNPLLTLSFLSLPVIPCLKLTDKGLFNVKEFKHITVQA encoded by the coding sequence ATGTCAAATACAAAAACAACCTTAAAAAAACAGCTTGCTGTTGCCAATAAAAAAATACCTGCAGATCTTGTAGTGAAAAACGGGAAAATTATCGATGTCTTTACGCTTTCCATCATTGAAGCCGATATTGCGATTGCTGATGGAGTGATTGTTGGAATAGGTCAATACGATGGGAATAACGTCGTGGATGCAAAAGGAAAATACATTTCTCCTACATTCATTGATGGACACGTTCACATTGAATCATCAATGGTTACACCTAAAGAGTTCTCAAAACTTCTTGTACCTAGAGGCGTGACAACTGTCGTAACGGACCCTCATGAAATTGCGAATGTGTCAGGGAAATCTGGCATTGAGTTTATGCTTCAAAACTCGGATTCCATTCCTTTAGACGTATTTGTGAACTTACCTTCAAGCGTGCCAGCAACTCCTTTTGAAAGCTCTGGAGCCGTCTTAAAAGCAACTGACTTAGCGCCATTTTTCTCTCACCCTCGCGTGCTTGGATTAGCAGAAGTGATGGATTTCCCTGCTGTGCGAGATGGCGATGACGATATGCTCGATAAATTACAAGCAGCTAACGATGTAAACGGCGTAATTGATGGGCACGGCTCGGGGCTAGATGCTACGGGCGTTAATATTTATCGTACCGCTGACATTTCAACAGATCATGAATGCGTAACAGCAGAAGAAGCAATTGAGCGTATTCAGCGCGGGATGTATGTTCTGATCCGCCAAGGTTCTGTCGCTAAAGATTTGAAACAACTATTACCTGCTGTAAATGAACGCAACGCGCGCAGATTTTTATTCTGTACCGATGACAAACACCTAGATGATTTATTAACGGAAGGTTCTATTGATTACAATGTTCGTTTTGCTATTGAACTCGGGCTGGATCCGTTAATTGCGATTCAAATGGCTTCGTTAAATGCCGCTGAATGCTACGGGTTAAAAGATAGAGGTGCGGTTGCTCCTGGTTACAAAGCGGATTTTATTCTATTAGACGACTTAACCGATATATCTGCAGCACATGTCTATCAAAACGGAGAGCTTATTGCTGAAAATGGAGAGATGCTTTCTGTTCAAGAAGAACAAATTGATCTTCCAACAGAACTAATGAATTCTGTTCATCTCAAAAATTTTTCCATTAAAAACCTTACGATACCACTTCAGCACAATCACGCTAATATTATTGAAATTAATCCAAACAGCCTGATTACAAATCATATTGTAGAAGAAGTTCAAGTGAAGCAAAACGAATTTCAGTCTTCTGTAGAAAACGATCAGCTGAAAATGGCTGTTGTTGAGCGTCATCATCTAACAGGGAATATTGGTCTTGGGATTGTAAAAGGTTTTCAGTTAAAAGACGGAGCGATTGCTACCACGATTGCTCATGATTCACATAATATCGTAGCCGTAGGAACAAATGATGAAGATTTAGCAAAAGCAATTGCGGCAATTGAAGAAATTGGCGGAGGTATTGTTATTGTAAAAGGCAATGAAGTGATTGGCTCCCTCCCTCTTTCCATTGGAGGATTAATGTCACCTCACCCTTACAATGAAGTAAACAGCTTACTTAAGCAGCTTCACGGGGCTCTTCATGAGCTTGATATTTCACAGAAATTCAACCCGCTGCTGACATTATCTTTCTTAAGCTTGCCTGTTATCCCATGTCTAAAATTAACCGACAAAGGATTATTTAACGTAAAAGAATTTAAGCATATCACCGTTCAAGCATAA
- a CDS encoding CAP domain-containing protein, protein MKKRFRIATVAGAVSLGLLTAGQANAAAPDCNTPKQITIKDAQAAQNINVDELLKKFNAQGQSAQAAAPQQETQAPEQAEAAPQEQAQAPEKSEEAKAPEQTQQNTKAQQSENTDKAEQTKDASQFEQKVVDLVNQEREKQGLKPLTLNKKLSDVARTKSKDMMDKGYFDHNSPTYGSPFDMMKQFGIEYTTAGENIAKGQQSPEDVMNAWMNSDGHRKNILNPDFTEIGVGYVKGDTTYWTQQFIGK, encoded by the coding sequence ATGAAGAAAAGGTTTCGTATTGCCACTGTCGCAGGTGCCGTATCATTAGGATTACTAACAGCAGGACAAGCAAATGCAGCAGCTCCTGATTGCAACACTCCAAAACAAATCACTATTAAAGATGCTCAAGCAGCACAAAATATAAATGTAGATGAGCTATTAAAGAAATTTAACGCTCAAGGACAATCTGCTCAAGCAGCAGCTCCACAACAAGAAACACAAGCACCAGAGCAAGCTGAAGCAGCTCCACAGGAACAAGCACAAGCACCAGAGAAAAGTGAAGAAGCAAAAGCTCCAGAGCAAACACAGCAAAACACAAAAGCTCAACAATCAGAAAATACTGATAAAGCAGAACAAACAAAAGATGCTAGTCAATTCGAACAAAAGGTCGTAGATTTAGTGAACCAAGAGCGTGAAAAACAAGGTTTAAAACCTCTAACACTTAACAAAAAACTAAGTGACGTTGCACGCACTAAATCAAAAGATATGATGGACAAAGGGTACTTTGACCACAATTCACCAACATATGGTTCACCATTTGATATGATGAAACAATTCGGCATTGAATATACAACTGCAGGTGAAAACATTGCAAAAGGTCAGCAATCTCCTGAAGATGTAATGAATGCTTGGATGAATAGTGACGGTCACCGCAAAAACATTCTAAACCCTGATTTCACTGAAATTGGTGTTGGATACGTAAAAGGTGATACTACGTACTGGACTCAACAATTTATCGGTAAGTAA
- a CDS encoding YihY/virulence factor BrkB family protein, producing the protein MAGMYINNIVRFGKELMGRIHRDELPSLSAELAYYLLLSLFPFLIFLITLIGFLPLESTDLLDLVENVAPQQTLHMIESNVSHIIGSHNEKLLSFGIIATMWSASNGINAIVRAFNRAYHVQENRPFLVARGMAVLLTFAMIFVIIVALLLPVFGHMIGLYLSSTFGFSETFLALWSASRWIISGLILFTVFTGLYYFAPNKKLLIRNVVKGAAFATIGWTVVSMLFAYYVNHFNNYTATYGSLGGIIILLIWLYLSGMIIVIGGEINAIFYDRRVKSS; encoded by the coding sequence ATGGCTGGAATGTACATAAATAACATCGTAAGGTTTGGCAAAGAACTGATGGGCCGCATTCATCGAGATGAGCTGCCCAGTTTATCAGCTGAATTGGCTTATTATCTGCTGCTCTCGCTATTTCCTTTTTTAATTTTCTTAATTACGCTGATTGGATTTTTGCCATTAGAATCAACAGACCTGCTTGACCTGGTCGAAAATGTAGCGCCACAGCAAACGCTGCACATGATTGAAAGCAACGTTTCCCATATCATTGGTTCTCATAATGAAAAGCTATTATCCTTTGGTATCATTGCCACGATGTGGTCTGCTTCAAATGGAATTAATGCGATCGTAAGAGCATTTAACCGAGCATATCACGTACAAGAAAATCGGCCTTTTTTAGTGGCGAGAGGTATGGCAGTTCTCCTTACTTTTGCGATGATATTTGTTATTATTGTAGCGCTTTTACTTCCTGTTTTCGGTCATATGATAGGCCTTTATTTATCGTCTACGTTTGGGTTTTCAGAAACTTTTCTCGCTTTATGGTCTGCTTCCCGCTGGATTATCAGCGGCCTCATTTTATTTACTGTTTTTACGGGGTTATATTACTTTGCTCCTAATAAAAAACTGCTGATTCGAAATGTTGTAAAAGGAGCGGCTTTTGCTACGATCGGATGGACAGTGGTATCGATGCTGTTTGCATATTACGTAAATCATTTCAATAACTATACAGCTACATATGGAAGCTTGGGCGGAATTATTATCCTGCTTATTTGGCTGTACCTATCGGGGATGATTATCGTTATTGGAGGAGAAATTAACGCTATTTTCTACGACCGTCGAGTCAAATCTTCATAG